One Microbacterium marinum genomic window carries:
- a CDS encoding alpha/beta fold hydrolase translates to MPASADAPDVDVEHVGSGNRRTRVTRVETSAGDGGRPFVLVAGVGVAATYFEFLAPSLAERGAVYALDLPGFAGMPRPGDQPTAQFFADRVEEVLNHYGLDDPVIIGHSMGTQVVTEVLVRRPQLRHAVLVSPVVNDP, encoded by the coding sequence GTGCCCGCCTCCGCCGATGCCCCCGATGTCGATGTCGAGCACGTCGGCAGCGGCAACCGCCGCACGCGGGTGACGCGGGTCGAGACGTCGGCGGGCGACGGCGGGCGCCCCTTCGTGCTCGTGGCGGGCGTCGGCGTCGCCGCGACCTATTTCGAATTCCTCGCGCCTTCGCTGGCCGAGCGAGGCGCCGTGTATGCGCTCGACCTTCCCGGGTTCGCCGGGATGCCGCGCCCCGGCGACCAGCCCACGGCGCAGTTCTTCGCCGATCGGGTCGAGGAGGTGCTCAACCACTACGGCCTCGACGACCCCGTCATCATCGGTCACTCCATGGGCACCCAGGTCGTCACCGAAGTGCTGGTTCGGCGGCCGCAGCTGCGTCACGCCGTGCTCGTGAGCCCCGTCGTGAACGACCCGTAG
- a CDS encoding DUF6804 family protein, protein MSREQPVLYQRNALAPSLLAAAVLFVAPALLESDWFLTVRFVTAIFALIVGWFAVQARHWWWVPVFAAIAVLWNPVFPFAFEGGIWLGAQFAAAVAFLAAGATIKVRRD, encoded by the coding sequence GTGAGTCGTGAACAGCCGGTGCTCTATCAGCGCAACGCGCTGGCCCCCAGTCTGCTCGCCGCGGCGGTGCTGTTCGTGGCGCCGGCATTGCTGGAGAGCGACTGGTTCCTGACGGTGCGGTTCGTCACGGCCATCTTCGCCCTGATCGTCGGCTGGTTCGCGGTGCAGGCGCGCCATTGGTGGTGGGTGCCCGTCTTCGCGGCCATCGCGGTGCTCTGGAACCCGGTCTTCCCGTTCGCGTTCGAAGGAGGCATCTGGCTCGGCGCTCAGTTCGCCGCCGCCGTGGCCTTCCTCGCCGCCGGCGCGACGATCAAGGTTCGCCGGGACTGA
- a CDS encoding FAD-binding protein has protein sequence MNEVNWAGNVRYGSTRIARPTTIDEARALVAGADAVKALGSRHSFTGIADTGGIHISLAGLDVPIRIDAARQRVRVGGGVRYGELAQHLERNGWALATLASLPHISVAGAISTGTHGSGVGVPSLAAAVTGLDLLTSTGDLVAIGEGDADLRGAVVGLGALGLVTTVELAIEPSYEVAQTVYEQVPFDAVTTGFDEIMRSAHSVSLFTTLRDDDHVDQVWRKARTDAAVRPLPASLIDREATRPRHPLPGVSAASCTVQGGEPGRWLDRIPHFRLEFTPSNGDELQSEYLVAHEHGPDALAAVRDLAELLRPVLQVCEVRTIASDDLWLSPASGRDSVALHFTWTADGEGVARVLPDLEAALAPFAPRPHWGKVFAPRPVEAWAELYPQWQGFRELRDRLDARGAFRNDFLRGLGL, from the coding sequence ATGAACGAGGTCAACTGGGCCGGCAACGTCCGTTACGGGTCGACGCGCATCGCGCGGCCGACCACGATCGACGAGGCGCGCGCGCTCGTCGCAGGCGCCGATGCCGTGAAGGCGCTGGGATCCCGCCACTCCTTCACCGGCATCGCCGACACCGGCGGCATCCACATCTCCCTCGCCGGACTCGACGTGCCCATCCGCATCGACGCGGCTCGGCAGCGGGTTCGGGTGGGCGGCGGTGTGCGTTACGGCGAACTGGCCCAGCACCTCGAGCGCAACGGGTGGGCGCTCGCGACGCTGGCGTCATTGCCCCACATCTCGGTCGCAGGGGCGATCAGCACGGGCACGCACGGATCGGGCGTGGGCGTGCCGTCTCTCGCCGCAGCGGTCACGGGCCTCGACCTCCTCACGTCCACCGGCGACCTCGTCGCCATCGGCGAGGGCGACGCCGACCTGCGCGGAGCCGTCGTCGGCCTTGGCGCACTCGGACTCGTGACGACGGTCGAGCTGGCGATCGAGCCGAGCTACGAGGTCGCGCAGACGGTCTACGAGCAGGTCCCGTTCGACGCGGTCACAACGGGCTTCGACGAGATCATGCGCTCCGCGCACAGCGTCTCGCTCTTCACGACGCTGCGCGACGACGACCACGTCGACCAGGTGTGGCGGAAGGCGCGGACGGATGCCGCAGTGCGCCCGCTCCCCGCATCGCTCATCGACCGCGAGGCGACCAGGCCGCGGCATCCGCTGCCCGGCGTCTCCGCCGCATCGTGCACCGTCCAGGGCGGGGAGCCGGGCCGGTGGCTCGACCGGATCCCCCACTTCCGGTTGGAGTTCACGCCATCGAACGGCGACGAGCTGCAGTCGGAGTACCTCGTGGCGCACGAGCACGGCCCCGACGCGCTCGCCGCCGTCCGCGACCTCGCCGAGCTGCTGCGTCCGGTGCTGCAGGTCTGTGAGGTGCGCACGATCGCGAGTGATGACCTGTGGCTGTCGCCGGCGTCGGGCCGCGACTCGGTTGCCCTCCACTTCACCTGGACCGCGGACGGCGAGGGCGTCGCTCGCGTGCTGCCCGACCTCGAGGCGGCGCTCGCCCCGTTCGCACCTCGCCCGCACTGGGGCAAGGTGTTCGCACCGCGGCCGGTCGAGGCGTGGGCGGAACTCTACCCACAGTGGCAGGGGTTCCGCGAGCTGCGGGACCGTCTCGATGCGCGCGGCGCGTTCCGCAACGACTTCCTCCGCGGATTGGGGCTGTGA
- a CDS encoding histidine phosphatase family protein encodes MTGDLWLVRHGESAANILATRAEREGLESIAVDERDADVTLSDDGRAQAHALGAWLADTELGAIWTSPYERARQTFALAAEAAGEDRPARADERLRDRELGILDGLTRHGVAARHPEEAERRQRLGKYYHRPPGGESWADVSLRLRSFLHDLPESDAATLIVAHDAVIMLLTAILLDWDEATLLDFAADHTVLNCSVTHLRRGENGWSVVVFSDVAHLERAGAPITVHPGNPDVEPE; translated from the coding sequence GTGACCGGCGATCTCTGGCTCGTCCGCCACGGCGAGAGTGCGGCGAACATCCTCGCGACGCGCGCCGAACGGGAAGGGCTCGAGTCGATCGCGGTCGACGAGCGCGACGCCGACGTGACGCTCTCGGATGACGGGCGCGCGCAGGCGCACGCGCTCGGCGCCTGGCTGGCGGACACCGAGCTCGGTGCGATCTGGACCTCTCCCTACGAGCGCGCGCGGCAGACATTCGCGCTCGCGGCCGAGGCCGCCGGGGAAGATCGTCCGGCGCGCGCCGATGAGCGACTGCGCGATCGCGAGCTCGGCATCCTCGATGGCCTCACTCGCCACGGTGTCGCGGCGCGGCATCCCGAAGAGGCGGAAAGACGGCAGCGCCTGGGGAAGTACTACCACCGGCCTCCCGGCGGGGAGTCGTGGGCGGACGTTTCACTCCGGCTTCGGTCGTTCCTCCACGACCTTCCGGAGTCGGATGCCGCGACGCTGATCGTCGCTCACGACGCGGTCATCATGCTGCTGACGGCGATCCTCCTCGACTGGGACGAGGCGACGCTGCTCGACTTCGCCGCCGACCACACGGTGCTCAACTGCTCGGTGACCCACCTGCGTCGCGGGGAGAACGGCTGGTCGGTGGTCGTCTTCTCGGATGTCGCGCACCTGGAGCGCGCCGGAGCCCCCATCACCGTTCACCCGGGGAATCCCGATGTCGAACCGGAGTGA
- a CDS encoding EI24 domain-containing protein, which produces MTGSAPPSGPVGSFFRGVGDLARGFGYWRTLPRAMALGLIPAGIVGLVLLAGIVTLAVCLTDIVDALTPFAAGWSEFAASVVRIAIGVALLGGAVVLAVVSFTALTLLVGDPFYEKIWRAVERDLGDPAPESEYGFWRSVGDALGLVLRGLLAALTAAVIGLIPVVGGLLGAVTAAFLTGWLLADELTSRSLTARGWDAAARRRLRRAHRARFLGFGVATQLCFLVPLGAVFAMPAAVAGSTRLARTLLDTPARGRAVSPGEP; this is translated from the coding sequence ATGACCGGCAGCGCCCCTCCCTCCGGACCCGTCGGGTCGTTCTTCCGCGGGGTCGGGGACCTCGCCCGGGGGTTTGGCTACTGGCGGACCCTTCCCCGCGCGATGGCGCTCGGGCTGATCCCGGCGGGGATTGTCGGCCTCGTCCTCCTCGCGGGGATCGTCACGCTCGCGGTGTGCCTGACCGACATCGTCGACGCGCTCACGCCGTTCGCCGCAGGGTGGAGCGAGTTCGCGGCATCCGTCGTCCGCATCGCCATCGGCGTCGCTCTCCTCGGCGGCGCGGTCGTCCTGGCGGTCGTCTCGTTCACCGCGCTCACCCTTCTCGTCGGCGACCCGTTCTACGAGAAGATCTGGCGGGCAGTCGAGCGCGACCTCGGCGACCCGGCGCCCGAGTCGGAGTACGGCTTCTGGCGGTCGGTGGGCGACGCGCTGGGCCTCGTGCTGCGTGGCCTGCTCGCTGCGCTGACCGCCGCGGTGATCGGACTGATCCCGGTTGTGGGGGGACTGCTCGGCGCCGTCACCGCCGCGTTCCTGACGGGTTGGCTCCTCGCCGACGAGCTGACGTCGCGGTCGTTGACGGCACGCGGGTGGGATGCCGCGGCGCGGCGTCGGCTGCGCAGGGCGCACCGCGCGCGGTTCCTCGGATTCGGGGTGGCGACGCAGCTCTGCTTCCTGGTGCCGCTGGGCGCGGTCTTCGCGATGCCGGCCGCGGTGGCGGGTTCGACGCGGCTCGCGCGAACCCTGCTCGACACACCGGCGCGGGGGAGGGCCGTCAGTCCCGGCGAACCTTGA
- a CDS encoding ROK family protein, producing MSEAAARYALAVDIGGTKVEAALVSGSGEVVQASRSRVPTGRAITRGGLEQAAADAASQALAHLAPGDSVVGVGVGSAGPVDLPSSTVAPLNMPDAAGAGFALLEQAASAPVTLALDGTCIALAEHRFGAARGARNALALVVSTGVGGGLIVDGRPARGKSGNAGHVGQLRIEPRGDGDIDAGTVEQIASGPHIVRWAQAKGWRGETGEDLARDAAAGLLLAVAAVERSAFAVGTAIANVSTLLDLDVAVIAGGFSGVSPDYIPLVAAAVREQAMLPYARTVEVRASGLDGAGPLIGAAVLAFDAAG from the coding sequence GTGAGCGAAGCAGCTGCCCGGTACGCGTTGGCCGTCGACATCGGCGGGACCAAGGTCGAGGCGGCGCTGGTCTCCGGGTCGGGCGAGGTCGTCCAGGCTTCTCGCTCCCGCGTCCCTACCGGACGAGCGATCACGCGCGGCGGTCTCGAGCAGGCGGCAGCGGATGCCGCGTCGCAGGCGCTCGCGCACCTCGCGCCGGGCGACAGCGTCGTCGGTGTCGGTGTGGGCAGCGCCGGCCCCGTCGACCTGCCGTCGAGCACCGTCGCTCCCCTCAACATGCCGGATGCCGCCGGTGCCGGCTTCGCGCTCCTCGAACAGGCGGCATCCGCTCCGGTCACCCTGGCGCTGGACGGCACCTGCATCGCGCTCGCCGAGCACCGCTTCGGGGCCGCCCGCGGCGCGCGGAACGCCCTCGCGCTCGTGGTGTCGACGGGAGTCGGGGGCGGTCTCATCGTCGACGGTCGTCCGGCTCGGGGGAAGAGCGGCAACGCCGGCCATGTCGGGCAGTTGCGGATCGAACCGCGCGGCGACGGCGACATCGACGCGGGCACGGTCGAGCAGATCGCGTCGGGTCCGCACATCGTCCGATGGGCGCAGGCGAAGGGGTGGCGCGGCGAGACGGGCGAGGACCTCGCCCGCGACGCCGCCGCGGGACTGCTCCTCGCGGTGGCGGCGGTCGAGCGCTCCGCCTTCGCGGTCGGCACCGCGATCGCCAACGTGTCGACGCTTCTGGACCTCGACGTCGCCGTGATCGCCGGCGGATTCAGCGGCGTCTCGCCCGACTACATCCCGCTCGTCGCCGCGGCCGTGCGCGAGCAGGCGATGCTGCCGTACGCCCGCACCGTTGAGGTGCGGGCGTCGGGACTCGACGGCGCGGGCCCGCTCATCGGCGCGGCCGTGCTCGCGTTCGACGCGGCGGGCTGA
- a CDS encoding MSMEG_6728 family protein — protein sequence MQTFVPYADFARSAAVLDDKRLGKQRVETLQVMRALTIPDYGWRHHPAVAMWRGYRPALMVYQDAFVDEWVRRGFADTTRASTLATLDEVASDGAAYRSGTVDLPPWFGREDVHRSHRSNLLRKDADHYRAQGFTEPDDLPYVWPGAA from the coding sequence ATGCAGACGTTCGTGCCCTACGCCGACTTCGCCCGGAGCGCCGCCGTGCTCGACGACAAGCGGCTCGGCAAGCAACGGGTCGAGACGCTGCAGGTGATGCGGGCGCTGACGATCCCCGACTACGGCTGGCGGCACCATCCGGCGGTGGCGATGTGGCGCGGCTACCGACCGGCGTTGATGGTCTACCAGGACGCGTTCGTCGACGAGTGGGTGCGCCGCGGCTTCGCCGACACGACCCGGGCCTCCACGCTCGCGACGCTCGACGAGGTGGCATCCGATGGCGCGGCGTACCGGTCGGGCACCGTCGACCTCCCGCCGTGGTTCGGACGCGAGGACGTCCACCGGTCCCACCGCTCGAACCTCCTCCGCAAGGACGCCGACCACTATCGTGCCCAGGGCTTCACGGAGCCGGACGACCTGCCGTACGTCTGGCCGGGTGCCGCATGA
- a CDS encoding FAD-binding dehydrogenase — protein MTDAADAIIVGAGLAGVVAACELLDAGKRVLIVEQEPEASFGGQAWWSFGGMFLVDSAEQRRMGVKDSLELARQDWFGSAGFDRDEDRWPRAWAEAYLQFAAGEKRAWLRERGIRFFPVVGWAERGGDRATSHGNSVPRFHITWGTGPGVLDPFVAQVREAVATGRARIAFRHRVDRIETHDGAVTGVSGAVLAPDAAERGAPSNREAVGDFTFTAGAVLVSSGGIGGNHDLVRAQWPERMGPPPTSMLSGVPAHVDGRMLGIAGDAGAHLINGDRMWHYVEGIQNHSPVWPRHGIRILPGPSSLWLDATGRRLPTPLFPGFDTIGTLEHILKTGHDHSWFILNQAILKKEFALSGSEQNPDLTGKDVRLLAQRLQRGRATAPVEAFKERGADFIVAESVRELLEGMHAASGVLDIERVRLELTARDREMANDFTKDAQITAIRQARHYRGDKLLRVATPGPIADPKDGPLIAVKLHILTRKSLGGIETDLLGRALGADGAPVAGLYAAGEASGFGGGGVHGYRALEGTFLGGCVFSGRAAGRAMAAAV, from the coding sequence ATGACGGATGCCGCGGACGCCATCATCGTGGGCGCGGGCCTAGCCGGAGTCGTCGCCGCGTGCGAGCTGCTCGATGCGGGCAAGCGCGTGCTGATCGTGGAGCAGGAGCCGGAGGCGAGCTTCGGCGGGCAGGCCTGGTGGTCGTTCGGCGGCATGTTCCTCGTCGACTCCGCCGAGCAGCGCCGCATGGGCGTGAAGGACTCGCTCGAGCTCGCCCGGCAGGACTGGTTCGGCTCCGCCGGCTTCGACCGCGACGAGGACCGCTGGCCGCGCGCCTGGGCCGAGGCGTACCTGCAGTTCGCGGCGGGTGAGAAGCGCGCGTGGCTGCGGGAGCGCGGCATCCGGTTCTTCCCTGTCGTGGGATGGGCCGAGCGCGGCGGCGACCGGGCGACGAGCCACGGCAACTCCGTGCCGCGGTTCCACATCACGTGGGGGACCGGCCCCGGCGTGCTCGACCCGTTCGTCGCGCAGGTCCGCGAGGCGGTCGCCACCGGTCGCGCCCGCATCGCCTTCCGCCACCGCGTCGACCGGATCGAGACGCACGACGGCGCGGTGACCGGGGTGTCGGGTGCGGTGCTGGCGCCGGATGCCGCCGAGCGCGGCGCTCCGTCGAACCGCGAGGCCGTCGGCGACTTCACGTTCACTGCGGGCGCCGTGCTCGTTTCGAGCGGCGGCATCGGCGGCAACCATGACCTCGTGCGCGCGCAGTGGCCGGAGCGGATGGGGCCGCCGCCGACGTCGATGCTGTCGGGCGTGCCAGCGCACGTCGACGGCCGCATGCTGGGCATCGCCGGCGACGCCGGGGCGCACCTCATCAACGGCGACCGCATGTGGCATTACGTCGAGGGCATCCAGAACCACAGTCCGGTCTGGCCTCGGCACGGCATCCGAATCCTGCCCGGTCCGTCATCGCTGTGGCTGGATGCCACCGGGCGACGCCTGCCCACACCGCTGTTCCCCGGCTTCGATACGATCGGCACGCTCGAGCACATCCTGAAGACCGGCCACGACCACAGCTGGTTCATCCTCAACCAGGCGATCCTGAAGAAGGAGTTCGCGCTGTCGGGCAGCGAACAGAACCCCGACCTCACCGGCAAAGACGTGCGGCTGCTCGCGCAGCGGCTGCAGCGGGGCCGCGCGACGGCGCCCGTCGAGGCGTTCAAGGAGCGCGGTGCGGACTTCATCGTCGCGGAGAGCGTGCGCGAGTTGCTGGAGGGTATGCACGCGGCATCCGGTGTGCTCGACATCGAGCGTGTACGGCTGGAACTCACCGCCCGTGACCGCGAGATGGCGAACGACTTCACGAAGGACGCGCAGATCACTGCGATCCGACAGGCGCGGCACTACCGCGGAGACAAGCTGCTGCGGGTTGCGACGCCGGGCCCGATCGCCGACCCGAAAGACGGCCCGCTCATCGCGGTGAAGCTCCACATCCTGACGCGGAAGAGCCTCGGCGGCATCGAGACCGACCTGTTGGGCCGCGCGCTCGGCGCCGACGGGGCGCCCGTAGCAGGGCTGTACGCAGCGGGCGAGGCGAGCGGCTTCGGCGGGGGTGGCGTGCACGGCTACCGCGCCCTCGAGGGGACGTTCCTCGGCGGCTGCGTCTTCTCGGGCCGCGCGGCCGGTCGCGCGATGGCCGCTGCGGTCTGA
- a CDS encoding NAD(P)H-hydrate dehydratase, which produces MSNRSEKVGPRRLRRWGIPDPGDSKKSRGRVIVVGGSRRSPGAVLLAGEAALRVGAGRLGVVVPQSIDAQVGIALPEAAVFALPDRADDPLAEAVADEVAGADAVLVGPGFDDPDQTRATLLAVAPHVSGCLVLDAFALGVLGDIARDELPERLVLTPNREEASLLLGRDLRTDRARRTRDDLAEVAREYRAVVSCYGDVVAPDGRRWHVDAGGPGLGTAGSGDVLAGAVTGFAAREHDSGRATVWATWAHATTGDRLTDRHGLGFLARDLASELALTLAPLHAH; this is translated from the coding sequence ATGTCGAACCGGAGTGAGAAAGTCGGTCCCCGCCGGCTGCGCCGCTGGGGTATCCCCGATCCAGGCGACTCGAAGAAGAGCCGGGGCCGCGTGATCGTGGTGGGAGGTTCTCGGCGCTCGCCGGGTGCCGTCCTGCTTGCGGGCGAGGCCGCGCTTCGCGTCGGCGCGGGACGACTCGGGGTGGTGGTGCCGCAGTCGATCGATGCGCAGGTGGGGATCGCACTTCCGGAGGCGGCTGTGTTCGCTCTGCCGGACCGCGCCGACGACCCGCTCGCCGAGGCCGTCGCGGACGAAGTGGCGGGGGCAGACGCGGTCCTCGTCGGACCGGGCTTCGACGACCCGGACCAGACCCGCGCGACGCTTCTCGCCGTCGCTCCACACGTCAGCGGATGCCTCGTCCTCGACGCGTTCGCGCTCGGAGTTCTCGGAGACATCGCCCGCGATGAGCTGCCGGAGCGTCTCGTGCTCACGCCGAATCGCGAGGAGGCATCGCTGCTGCTCGGACGTGATCTGCGCACGGATCGAGCCCGTCGCACGCGCGACGATCTCGCGGAGGTCGCGCGGGAGTACCGTGCCGTCGTCTCCTGCTATGGCGACGTGGTCGCGCCGGACGGGCGACGCTGGCACGTCGATGCGGGTGGACCGGGACTCGGCACCGCCGGGTCGGGGGATGTGCTCGCCGGTGCGGTGACGGGCTTCGCGGCCCGCGAGCACGACTCCGGCCGCGCGACGGTCTGGGCGACCTGGGCGCACGCCACGACCGGCGACCGGCTGACTGACCGCCACGGGCTCGGGTTCCTCGCCCGCGACCTCGCGTCGGAGCTCGCCTTGACGTTGGCGCCGCTGCACGCGCACTGA
- a CDS encoding thioesterase family protein: MTDRAIPTAYFDRIDATRFRATSLVGGAWNIAEQHVAPPMGLLAHVIEQGHATRSPQPMQLTRLSIEILGTIPIDVVEVTTSVVRPGRSIELAEGTLSVAGRPALIARAWLQHTRDTSALVGSSLPAMPTLDDVERVNPSDQWPGAFIETVGEVRRRQEEPGRAWTWIRPDVPLLVGEPVSATARLVALVDIANGVTPRVDPRSVAFPNLDLTLHLLRPPVGEWIGFDTTVSFGATGLGLTSTVLHDLDGPIGTVAQTLTVRPHA, translated from the coding sequence ATGACCGATCGCGCGATCCCCACCGCCTACTTCGATCGCATCGATGCGACGCGCTTCCGCGCCACGTCGTTGGTCGGCGGCGCCTGGAACATCGCCGAGCAGCACGTCGCCCCGCCGATGGGCCTGCTCGCCCACGTCATCGAGCAGGGCCACGCGACGCGCAGTCCGCAGCCGATGCAGCTCACCCGGCTGAGCATCGAGATCCTCGGCACCATCCCGATCGACGTCGTCGAGGTGACCACCTCCGTCGTCCGTCCCGGTCGCAGCATCGAGCTGGCCGAAGGCACCCTCTCGGTTGCGGGGCGCCCCGCGCTCATCGCGCGCGCGTGGCTGCAGCACACCCGCGACACGTCGGCGCTCGTGGGCTCGTCGCTCCCGGCGATGCCGACCCTCGACGACGTCGAGCGCGTGAACCCCAGCGATCAGTGGCCCGGCGCGTTCATCGAGACCGTCGGCGAGGTGCGCCGTCGGCAGGAAGAGCCCGGCCGCGCGTGGACCTGGATCCGGCCCGATGTGCCGCTCCTGGTCGGCGAACCGGTGTCGGCGACCGCGCGCCTGGTGGCGCTCGTCGACATCGCGAACGGCGTCACGCCGCGGGTCGATCCGCGGTCGGTGGCATTCCCCAACCTCGACCTGACCCTGCATCTGCTGCGCCCGCCCGTCGGTGAGTGGATCGGCTTCGACACGACCGTCAGCTTCGGCGCGACCGGGCTCGGCCTCACCTCGACGGTGCTGCACGACCTCGACGGCCCGATCGGCACGGTCGCGCAGACCCTCACGGTGCGCCCGCACGCCTGA
- a CDS encoding alpha/beta fold hydrolase, whose amino-acid sequence MRETLHLAMTALSAYVLCGVVYFVQVLPRMLRYRLVERMPHVDASLLLIRGEFDATSPRRFHSRLVAVARHARRWEIRGASHSIINAHAVGAADLIVRHADDALGQRGRVPAEQAAVPPPPHAGIGVVVSALRERFSEWFSALRGDEAGVERAKERHARILWRAYSRSGSDPRRGQKP is encoded by the coding sequence ATGCGCGAGACGCTCCACCTCGCGATGACGGCCCTCTCGGCGTATGTCCTCTGCGGAGTCGTCTATTTCGTGCAGGTGCTGCCCCGCATGCTGCGCTACCGCCTCGTCGAGCGGATGCCGCACGTCGACGCGTCGCTCCTCCTCATCCGGGGGGAGTTCGACGCGACGTCGCCGCGCCGGTTCCATTCGCGCCTCGTCGCGGTGGCACGGCACGCCCGCCGGTGGGAGATCCGGGGCGCGTCGCACTCGATCATCAACGCGCACGCCGTGGGAGCGGCCGACCTCATCGTCCGGCACGCGGACGACGCGCTCGGTCAGCGGGGTCGAGTCCCGGCCGAGCAGGCCGCCGTGCCGCCCCCGCCGCATGCCGGCATCGGCGTCGTCGTGAGCGCCCTCCGCGAGCGGTTCAGCGAATGGTTCAGCGCTCTGCGCGGCGACGAGGCGGGCGTCGAACGGGCCAAAGAACGTCACGCCCGCATCCTGTGGCGCGCCTACAGTCGATCGGGGAGCGACCCGCGCCGGGGTCAGAAGCCCTGA
- a CDS encoding APC family permease, with product MTNDTTARSVEAQPGLKRAIGTPLLFAFIVGDTLGAGIYTLVGTMATDVGGVIWLPLLIALVVALLTAGTYAELITKYPHAGGAARYVDKAFGIPFLSFLVGFLMMASGITTAAALANAFAGDYFSALFDIPAIPVAIGFIAVLTLINLRGVRESLATNLVASMIEVTGLIIVIVIAAMVFGSGGGEPARIFEFAPDVSPLGGAFAASIVAFFSFLGFEAAANMAEEVKNPTKAYPRALFGAICTAAVVYLLIAIGAVIVVEPAKLATSTGPLLEVVTASGFALPPWLFSVIALIAIANGALLFMVMASRVGYGLSESGLLPHAFGRVLPRRRTPWVSILVVAGATMLLTVIGDIGTLAETTVLLLLLVFLSANVSVLVLKKDKVEHKHFSVPRVVPVLAIIASIVLLTQQTGWVWLGTAGYVVVGSVLFLAAWFTRKRGDEKRARTGAIDTVG from the coding sequence ATGACGAATGACACCACCGCGCGGTCGGTCGAGGCCCAGCCCGGGCTGAAGCGCGCCATCGGCACGCCCCTGCTCTTCGCCTTCATCGTCGGCGACACCCTGGGCGCCGGCATCTACACCCTCGTCGGCACGATGGCGACCGATGTGGGCGGCGTGATCTGGCTTCCCCTCCTCATCGCGCTCGTCGTGGCTCTGCTCACCGCGGGAACGTACGCGGAGCTGATCACCAAATACCCCCATGCGGGCGGAGCCGCTCGCTACGTCGACAAGGCGTTCGGCATCCCGTTCCTGTCGTTCCTCGTCGGATTCCTGATGATGGCGTCGGGGATCACGACCGCGGCCGCGCTGGCGAACGCCTTCGCCGGTGACTACTTCTCGGCCCTCTTCGACATCCCGGCCATCCCCGTCGCGATCGGATTCATCGCGGTCCTCACCCTCATCAACCTTCGCGGAGTGCGCGAGTCGCTCGCGACGAACCTCGTCGCATCGATGATCGAAGTGACCGGCCTCATCATCGTCATCGTCATCGCCGCCATGGTCTTCGGTAGCGGCGGCGGCGAGCCGGCGCGGATCTTCGAGTTCGCGCCCGACGTCTCGCCGCTGGGCGGCGCGTTCGCGGCATCCATCGTCGCCTTCTTCTCGTTCCTCGGGTTCGAGGCGGCGGCGAACATGGCCGAAGAGGTCAAGAATCCGACGAAGGCCTATCCGCGAGCCCTGTTCGGCGCGATCTGCACGGCCGCCGTCGTGTACCTGCTCATCGCCATCGGAGCGGTCATCGTCGTCGAGCCCGCGAAGCTCGCCACCTCGACGGGTCCGCTCCTCGAAGTCGTGACCGCCAGCGGATTCGCGCTGCCGCCGTGGCTGTTCAGCGTGATCGCGCTGATCGCGATCGCGAACGGCGCGCTGCTGTTCATGGTGATGGCCAGCCGCGTCGGCTACGGATTGTCGGAGTCAGGACTGCTCCCGCACGCGTTCGGACGCGTGCTGCCGAGGCGACGCACGCCGTGGGTCTCAATCCTCGTCGTCGCCGGCGCCACCATGCTCCTCACCGTGATCGGCGACATCGGCACGCTCGCCGAGACGACCGTGCTTCTGCTCCTGCTCGTGTTCCTCTCGGCCAACGTGAGCGTGCTCGTACTGAAGAAGGACAAGGTCGAGCACAAACACTTCTCGGTGCCGCGCGTGGTCCCTGTGCTCGCGATCATCGCCTCGATCGTGCTGCTCACGCAGCAGACCGGCTGGGTGTGGCTGGGTACTGCCGGGTATGTGGTCGTCGGATCGGTGCTGTTCTTGGCCGCCTGGTTCACGCGCAAGCGCGGCGACGAGAAGCGCGCGCGCACCGGAGCGATCGACACCGTCGGCTGA